A genomic window from Pocillopora verrucosa isolate sample1 chromosome 7, ASM3666991v2, whole genome shotgun sequence includes:
- the LOC131780333 gene encoding uncharacterized protein isoform X2 has product MSSAEDFSKFQNMAQNDSNRPKPRAFSPYAVDSVEDGSGGQELSSFKGSYQNPAYENCGDLSHQYEDPTRLLEVQSINRGARRKRNELYEPTELRKPTEPEEEGVDYNEADIGGDSLLSRLILFLILIVSLVSLLMVVLIILGKVGPSCSCKKNSAQEVPSGQEVKGGAPSSRSEVGLSVSPPDISSLEDKIDQLKANISMIKKFMITLQHDLHNTRGNLNETRDKVSETKDGLLKIKSGMQDSIDKISNISQQLDKSVSVVNESFHHELVSLETTFITKLNNTVESLSDADSSLKSSLDVINSSLTSQIQSISKLQGPIGSPGFNGSKGVLGAPGNEGPKGNAGAQGPPGQQGDAGDPGRNGTDGVDGQKGDLGPQGDKGPQGPVGPAGPSGPPGPKGPPGAGNFSQCAYRSEYRSVTANGFTSESVSLIEPNGKKILGVSCSTNHAAEYNLDIEKLTTPLSVAGKYRYRCTCKGLSKLFTDSTNLVICNLHYWECPLTT; this is encoded by the exons ATGTCTTCAGCAGAAGACTTTTCTAAATTTCAGAACATGGCTCAAAATGATAGTAATCGGCCAAAACCTCGAGCATTCAGTCCGTATGCTGTGGACAGCGTAGAAGATGGCTCTGGGGGTCAGGAGCTGAGTTCTTTTAAAGGCAGCTATCAAAATCCTGCGTATGAGAATTGCGGCGATCTTTCTCACCAATATGAAGACCCAACTCGACTCTTAGAGGTGCAATCGATAAATAGGGGCGCTCGAAGGAAGCGCAATGAGTTATATGAGCCAACAGAACTGAGAAAACCGACAGAACCAGAAGAAGAAGGGGTGGATTACAACGAAGCCGACATCGGTGGAGATTCCTTGCTGAGTCGGTTGATCTTATTTCTCATTTTGATAGTTTCGCTCGTATCACTCCTCATGGTTGTTTTAATCATTCTTGGCAAAGTTGGTCCAAGCTGCTCTTGTAAAAAGAATTCTGCTCAAG AAGTGCCAAGTGGGCAGGAAGTGAAAGGTGGTGCACCCTCAAGCAGAAGTGAAGTGGGCCTGTCAGTTTCGCCACCTGATATCTCATCACTGGAGGACAAGATCGACCAACTTAAAGCCAATATCtcgatgataaaaaaatttatg ATAACTCTTCAGCACGATCTTCACAATACAAGAGGCAATTTAAATGAAACCAGAGATAAAGTCAGTGAGACAAAAGATGGACTTTTGAAGATAAAAAGTGGAATGCAAGACTCTATAGATAAG ATCAGTAACATCAGTCAACAGCTTGATAAATCTGTTAGTGTTGTCAATGAAAGTTTCCACCACGAGCTGGTATCTCTGGAGACAACTTTCATCACAAAG TTAAACAACACAGTTGAAAGCCTGTCTGATGCTGATAGCTCCTTAAAAAGTTCTCTGGATGTTATTAACAGCTCCCTAACTTCACAA ATTCAAAGCATCAGCAAGTTACAAGGACCGATAGGCTCTCCCGGATTCAATGGGTCCAAAGGTGTTCTAGGTGCTCCAGGTAACGAAGGGCCCAAGGGAAATGCAGGTGCGCAAGGACCCCCGGGTCAGCAAGGTGACGCTGGGGACCCGGGAAGGAATGGTACTGATGGTGTTGATGGCCAAAAGGGAGATCTGGGACCACAGGGTGATAAAGGACCACAAGGGCCTGTAGGACCCGCGGGACCTTCCGGACCCCCGGGCCCCAAAGGGCCTCCTGGAGCCGGGAACTTCAGTCAGTGTGCATATCGCTCTGAGTATCGATCAGTTACAGCTAATGGATTCACGTCAGAAAGTGTTTCGTTAATTGAACCGAAT GGGAAGAAGATTCTGGGTGTCTCGTGTTCCACTAATCATGCAGCGGAGTACAATTTAGACATAGAGAAACTTACGACCCCCCTCTCCGTCGCAGGGAAATATCGTTACCGTTGTACCTGCAAGGGGCTGTCTAAGCTGTTCACAGATTCGACCAATTTGGTGATATGCAACCTGCACTACTGGGAGTGCCCATTGACAACATAA
- the LOC131780333 gene encoding uncharacterized protein isoform X1, producing MSTGFALYPNRDFTPNAVDSCEVRFESPRLSYSQTSLLTNPRREIDEEKSHHYEDPTVINEQVRVLQGGGNTGHRKRYNDMYEPHIPLKNLRVRSRDDSSCSELSDTPSKESCLNRCILFFVLLTSVTALILVVLLMFGKVGLIVERNCACNPEKGDLKEVPSGQEVKGGAPSSRSEVGLSVSPPDISSLEDKIDQLKANISMIKKFMITLQHDLHNTRGNLNETRDKVSETKDGLLKIKSGMQDSIDKISNISQQLDKSVSVVNESFHHELVSLETTFITKLNNTVESLSDADSSLKSSLDVINSSLTSQIQSISKLQGPIGSPGFNGSKGVLGAPGNEGPKGNAGAQGPPGQQGDAGDPGRNGTDGVDGQKGDLGPQGDKGPQGPVGPAGPSGPPGPKGPPGAGNFSQCAYRSEYRSVTANGFTSESVSLIEPNGKKILGVSCSTNHAAEYNLDIEKLTTPLSVAGKYRYRCTCKGLSKLFTDSTNLVICNLHYWECPLTT from the exons ATGTCGACAGGTTTTGCGTTATATCCAAATCGTGATTTTACCCCGAACGCTGTAGACAGTTGCGAAGTGAGGTTTGAGTCTCCGCGATTGTCCTACTCTCAAACAAGTTTACTAACCAATCCCCGCCGAGAGATCGACGAAGAAAAATCTCATCATTATGAAGATCCTACGGTTATCAACGAACAAGTTCGTGTTTTACAAGGAGGAGGGAATACAGGACATCGAAAACGTTATAACGATATGTACGAGCCGCACATACCACTGAAGAATTTACGGGTCAGATCGAGAGATGATTCAAGTTGTTCAGAACTGTCGGACACACCTTCAAAAGAATCTTGTTTAAAccgttgtattttgttttttgttcttcttacTTCGGTGACGGCGTTAATATTGGTGGTACTTTTAATGTTCGGCAAAGTTGGCCTTATCGTCGAGCGAAATTGCGCGTGTAACCCGGAAAAAGGAGACTTAAAAG AAGTGCCAAGTGGGCAGGAAGTGAAAGGTGGTGCACCCTCAAGCAGAAGTGAAGTGGGCCTGTCAGTTTCGCCACCTGATATCTCATCACTGGAGGACAAGATCGACCAACTTAAAGCCAATATCtcgatgataaaaaaatttatg ATAACTCTTCAGCACGATCTTCACAATACAAGAGGCAATTTAAATGAAACCAGAGATAAAGTCAGTGAGACAAAAGATGGACTTTTGAAGATAAAAAGTGGAATGCAAGACTCTATAGATAAG ATCAGTAACATCAGTCAACAGCTTGATAAATCTGTTAGTGTTGTCAATGAAAGTTTCCACCACGAGCTGGTATCTCTGGAGACAACTTTCATCACAAAG TTAAACAACACAGTTGAAAGCCTGTCTGATGCTGATAGCTCCTTAAAAAGTTCTCTGGATGTTATTAACAGCTCCCTAACTTCACAA ATTCAAAGCATCAGCAAGTTACAAGGACCGATAGGCTCTCCCGGATTCAATGGGTCCAAAGGTGTTCTAGGTGCTCCAGGTAACGAAGGGCCCAAGGGAAATGCAGGTGCGCAAGGACCCCCGGGTCAGCAAGGTGACGCTGGGGACCCGGGAAGGAATGGTACTGATGGTGTTGATGGCCAAAAGGGAGATCTGGGACCACAGGGTGATAAAGGACCACAAGGGCCTGTAGGACCCGCGGGACCTTCCGGACCCCCGGGCCCCAAAGGGCCTCCTGGAGCCGGGAACTTCAGTCAGTGTGCATATCGCTCTGAGTATCGATCAGTTACAGCTAATGGATTCACGTCAGAAAGTGTTTCGTTAATTGAACCGAAT GGGAAGAAGATTCTGGGTGTCTCGTGTTCCACTAATCATGCAGCGGAGTACAATTTAGACATAGAGAAACTTACGACCCCCCTCTCCGTCGCAGGGAAATATCGTTACCGTTGTACCTGCAAGGGGCTGTCTAAGCTGTTCACAGATTCGACCAATTTGGTGATATGCAACCTGCACTACTGGGAGTGCCCATTGACAACATAA